The following proteins are encoded in a genomic region of Bacillus sp. BGMRC 2118:
- a CDS encoding aspartyl-phosphate phosphatase Spo0E family protein has protein sequence MISTALANGFTSPETVTCSQELDILIAQYQKNCLLCKRQRRYTRHLPVSIRSF, from the coding sequence ATGATTTCAACTGCACTAGCAAACGGTTTCACTAGCCCTGAAACAGTTACATGCAGCCAAGAATTAGATATACTCATAGCACAGTATCAAAAAAATTGCTTACTGTGCAAAAGACAAAGAAGGTATACCAGACATTTACCAGTGTCTATACGTTCTTTTTAA